One part of the Arabidopsis thaliana chromosome 1 sequence genome encodes these proteins:
- a CDS encoding DNAse I-like superfamily protein: MFSSTTLHHLPRPNLLLPSSRVCRKVISRRMSTNPAIEPKVRKFESVEGVDIGSRNKSDGFFAIPLYLSKLVALYNCISLSRIGTSNENFVFSGIRFRLVSYNILAQVYVKSALLPHSPPACLKWKARSHAILSVLKNLQADFFCLQEVDEYDSFYRNNMDSLGYSGIYIQRTGQRKRDGCAIFYKPSCAELVTKERIEYNDLVDSIKADSVSCSEQKIETSNEGKDSRKDSRDLNDPLVRLKRDCVGIMAAFRINKPFQHIVIVANTHLYWDPELADVKLAQAKYLLSRLAQFKTLISDEFECTPSLLLAGDFNSIPGDMVYSYLVSGNAKPTETIEEEEAPVPLSSVYEVTRGEPKFTNCTPGFTNTLDYIFISPSDFIKPVSILQLPEPDSPDVVGFLPNHHHPSDHLPIGAEFEIRRE; the protein is encoded by the exons ATGTTTAGTTCTACAACTCTGCATCATCTTCCTCGTccgaatcttcttcttcccag CTCTCGTGTCTGCAGGAAAGTTATTTCGAGAAGAATGAGTACGAATCCTGCAATTGAACCAAAAGTTCGCAAATTTGAATCTGTTGAAGGAGTTGATATTGGTTCAAGAAATAAATCCGATGGTTTTTTTGCTATTCCTCTTTACTTATCAAAGCTTGTGGCTTTATATAACTGTATAAGTTTAAGTAGAATTGGTACTAGTAATGagaattttgtgttttcaggtATCAGATTCCGTCTTGTTTCATATAACATATTAGCTCAG GTTTATGTGAAGAGTGCACTTCTCCCACACTCTCCACCTGCCTGTCTcaa ATGGAAAGCTCGTTCACATGCAATTCTCAGCGTTCTCAAAAATCTCCAGGCTGATTTCTTTTGTCTGCAG GAAGTAGATGAGTACGATAGCTTTTACAGAAATAACATGGACTCTCTGGGATATTCTGGGATTTATATTCAGAGAACCGGCCAGAGGAAGCGTGATGGTTGTGCAATCTTCTACAAGCCAAGCTG tGCAGAGTTAGTCACAAAGGAACGGATCGAATATAATGATCTTGTGGACTCAATAAAAGCAGATAGTGTTTCCTGCAGCGAACAGAAGATTGAGACATCCAACGAAGGAAAAG ATTCTCGAAAAGACAGTCGTGACCTTAATGATCCACTAGTGAGACTAAAACGTGATTGCGTTGGAATAATGGCTGCTTTTAGGATCAACAAGCCGTTTCAGCATATCGTTATCGTGGCAAACACACATCTTTACTG GGACCCTGAATTGGCTGATGTCAAGCTTGCTCAAGCCAAGTATCTACTGTCACGACTAGCTCAGTTCAAAACACTAATATCAGATGAATTTGAGTGCACACCTTCATTGCTACTAGCTGGCGACTTCAATTCAATTCCTGGGGATATG GTTTATAGTTACCTAGTATCGGGTAATGCTAAACCCACAGAGaccatagaagaagaagaagctccagTTCCTCTGTCTAGTGTCTATGAAGTCACAAGAGGAGAGCCTAAGTTCACAAATTGCACTCCTGGCTTCACAAACACACTTGACTACATCTTCATCTCTCCTTCAGACTTCATTAAACCTGTGAGTATCCTTCAACTACCTGAGCCGGATTCTCCAGATGTTGTCGGTTTCTTACCGAATCATCATCACCCGAGTGATCATTTACCTATAGGAGCTGAGTTTGAGATTCGTCGGGAATAG
- a CDS encoding DNAse I-like superfamily protein: MFSSTTLHHLPRPNLLLPRKVISRRMSTNPAIEPKVRKFESVEGVDIGSRNKSDGIRFRLVSYNILAQVYVKSALLPHSPPACLKWKARSHAILSVLKNLQADFFCLQEVDEYDSFYRNNMDSLGYSGIYIQRTGQRKRDGCAIFYKPSCAELVTKERIEYNDLVDSIKADSVSCSEQKIETSNEGKDSRKDSRDLNDPLVRLKRDCVGIMAAFRINKPFQHIVIVANTHLYWDPELADVKLAQAKYLLSRLAQFKTLISDEFECTPSLLLAGDFNSIPGDMVYSYLVSGNAKPTETIEEEEAPVPLSSVYEVTRGEPKFTNCTPGFTNTLDYIFISPSDFIKPVSILQLPEPDSPDVVGFLPNHHHPSDHLPIGAEFEIRRE; this comes from the exons ATGTTTAGTTCTACAACTCTGCATCATCTTCCTCGTccgaatcttcttcttcccag GAAAGTTATTTCGAGAAGAATGAGTACGAATCCTGCAATTGAACCAAAAGTTCGCAAATTTGAATCTGTTGAAGGAGTTGATATTGGTTCAAGAAATAAATCCGATG gtATCAGATTCCGTCTTGTTTCATATAACATATTAGCTCAG GTTTATGTGAAGAGTGCACTTCTCCCACACTCTCCACCTGCCTGTCTcaa ATGGAAAGCTCGTTCACATGCAATTCTCAGCGTTCTCAAAAATCTCCAGGCTGATTTCTTTTGTCTGCAG GAAGTAGATGAGTACGATAGCTTTTACAGAAATAACATGGACTCTCTGGGATATTCTGGGATTTATATTCAGAGAACCGGCCAGAGGAAGCGTGATGGTTGTGCAATCTTCTACAAGCCAAGCTG tGCAGAGTTAGTCACAAAGGAACGGATCGAATATAATGATCTTGTGGACTCAATAAAAGCAGATAGTGTTTCCTGCAGCGAACAGAAGATTGAGACATCCAACGAAGGAAAAG ATTCTCGAAAAGACAGTCGTGACCTTAATGATCCACTAGTGAGACTAAAACGTGATTGCGTTGGAATAATGGCTGCTTTTAGGATCAACAAGCCGTTTCAGCATATCGTTATCGTGGCAAACACACATCTTTACTG GGACCCTGAATTGGCTGATGTCAAGCTTGCTCAAGCCAAGTATCTACTGTCACGACTAGCTCAGTTCAAAACACTAATATCAGATGAATTTGAGTGCACACCTTCATTGCTACTAGCTGGCGACTTCAATTCAATTCCTGGGGATATG GTTTATAGTTACCTAGTATCGGGTAATGCTAAACCCACAGAGaccatagaagaagaagaagctccagTTCCTCTGTCTAGTGTCTATGAAGTCACAAGAGGAGAGCCTAAGTTCACAAATTGCACTCCTGGCTTCACAAACACACTTGACTACATCTTCATCTCTCCTTCAGACTTCATTAAACCTGTGAGTATCCTTCAACTACCTGAGCCGGATTCTCCAGATGTTGTCGGTTTCTTACCGAATCATCATCACCCGAGTGATCATTTACCTATAGGAGCTGAGTTTGAGATTCGTCGGGAATAG
- a CDS encoding DNAse I-like superfamily protein (DNAse I-like superfamily protein; CONTAINS InterPro DOMAIN/s: Endonuclease/exonuclease/phosphatase (InterPro:IPR005135); BEST Arabidopsis thaliana protein match is: DNAse I-like superfamily protein (TAIR:AT1G31530.1); Has 1284 Blast hits to 1263 proteins in 215 species: Archae - 0; Bacteria - 12; Metazoa - 523; Fungi - 267; Plants - 247; Viruses - 0; Other Eukaryotes - 235 (source: NCBI BLink).), protein MSTNPAIEPKVRKFESVEGVDIGSRNKSDGIRFRLVSYNILAQVYVKSALLPHSPPACLKWKARSHAILSVLKNLQADFFCLQEVDEYDSFYRNNMDSLGYSGIYIQRTGQRKRDGCAIFYKPSCAELVTKERIEYNDLVDSIKADSVSCSEQKIETSNEGKDSRKDSRDLNDPLVRLKRDCVGIMAAFRINKPFQHIVIVANTHLYWDPELADVKLAQAKYLLSRLAQFKTLISDEFECTPSLLLAGDFNSIPGDMVYSYLVSGNAKPTETIEEEEAPVPLSSVYEVTRGEPKFTNCTPGFTNTLDYIFISPSDFIKPVSILQLPEPDSPDVVGFLPNHHHPSDHLPIGAEFEIRRE, encoded by the exons ATGAGTACGAATCCTGCAATTGAACCAAAAGTTCGCAAATTTGAATCTGTTGAAGGAGTTGATATTGGTTCAAGAAATAAATCCGATG gtATCAGATTCCGTCTTGTTTCATATAACATATTAGCTCAG GTTTATGTGAAGAGTGCACTTCTCCCACACTCTCCACCTGCCTGTCTcaa ATGGAAAGCTCGTTCACATGCAATTCTCAGCGTTCTCAAAAATCTCCAGGCTGATTTCTTTTGTCTGCAG GAAGTAGATGAGTACGATAGCTTTTACAGAAATAACATGGACTCTCTGGGATATTCTGGGATTTATATTCAGAGAACCGGCCAGAGGAAGCGTGATGGTTGTGCAATCTTCTACAAGCCAAGCTG tGCAGAGTTAGTCACAAAGGAACGGATCGAATATAATGATCTTGTGGACTCAATAAAAGCAGATAGTGTTTCCTGCAGCGAACAGAAGATTGAGACATCCAACGAAGGAAAAG ATTCTCGAAAAGACAGTCGTGACCTTAATGATCCACTAGTGAGACTAAAACGTGATTGCGTTGGAATAATGGCTGCTTTTAGGATCAACAAGCCGTTTCAGCATATCGTTATCGTGGCAAACACACATCTTTACTG GGACCCTGAATTGGCTGATGTCAAGCTTGCTCAAGCCAAGTATCTACTGTCACGACTAGCTCAGTTCAAAACACTAATATCAGATGAATTTGAGTGCACACCTTCATTGCTACTAGCTGGCGACTTCAATTCAATTCCTGGGGATATG GTTTATAGTTACCTAGTATCGGGTAATGCTAAACCCACAGAGaccatagaagaagaagaagctccagTTCCTCTGTCTAGTGTCTATGAAGTCACAAGAGGAGAGCCTAAGTTCACAAATTGCACTCCTGGCTTCACAAACACACTTGACTACATCTTCATCTCTCCTTCAGACTTCATTAAACCTGTGAGTATCCTTCAACTACCTGAGCCGGATTCTCCAGATGTTGTCGGTTTCTTACCGAATCATCATCACCCGAGTGATCATTTACCTATAGGAGCTGAGTTTGAGATTCGTCGGGAATAG
- a CDS encoding DNAse I-like superfamily protein (DNAse I-like superfamily protein; CONTAINS InterPro DOMAIN/s: Endonuclease/exonuclease/phosphatase (InterPro:IPR005135); BEST Arabidopsis thaliana protein match is: DNAse I-like superfamily protein (TAIR:AT1G31530.1); Has 1260 Blast hits to 1239 proteins in 211 species: Archae - 0; Bacteria - 12; Metazoa - 524; Fungi - 260; Plants - 247; Viruses - 0; Other Eukaryotes - 217 (source: NCBI BLink).): MFSSTTLHHLPRPNLLLPSSRVCRKVISRRMSTNPAIEPKVRKFESVEGVDIGSRNKSDGIRFRLVSYNILAQVYVKSALLPHSPPACLKWKARSHAILSVLKNLQADFFCLQEVDEYDSFYRNNMDSLGYSGIYIQRTGQRKRDGCAIFYKPSCAELVTKERIEYNDLVDSIKADSVSCSEQKIETSNEGKDSRKDSRDLNDPLVRLKRDCVGIMAAFRINKPFQHIVIVANTHLYWDPELADVKLAQAKYLLSRLAQFKTLISDEFECTPSLLLAGDFNSIPGDMVYSYLVSGNAKPTETIEEEEAPVPLSSVYEVTRGEPKFTNCTPGFTNTLDYIFISPSDFIKPVSILQLPEPDSPDVVGFLPNHHHPSDHLPIGAEFEIRRE, encoded by the exons ATGTTTAGTTCTACAACTCTGCATCATCTTCCTCGTccgaatcttcttcttcccag CTCTCGTGTCTGCAGGAAAGTTATTTCGAGAAGAATGAGTACGAATCCTGCAATTGAACCAAAAGTTCGCAAATTTGAATCTGTTGAAGGAGTTGATATTGGTTCAAGAAATAAATCCGATG gtATCAGATTCCGTCTTGTTTCATATAACATATTAGCTCAG GTTTATGTGAAGAGTGCACTTCTCCCACACTCTCCACCTGCCTGTCTcaa ATGGAAAGCTCGTTCACATGCAATTCTCAGCGTTCTCAAAAATCTCCAGGCTGATTTCTTTTGTCTGCAG GAAGTAGATGAGTACGATAGCTTTTACAGAAATAACATGGACTCTCTGGGATATTCTGGGATTTATATTCAGAGAACCGGCCAGAGGAAGCGTGATGGTTGTGCAATCTTCTACAAGCCAAGCTG tGCAGAGTTAGTCACAAAGGAACGGATCGAATATAATGATCTTGTGGACTCAATAAAAGCAGATAGTGTTTCCTGCAGCGAACAGAAGATTGAGACATCCAACGAAGGAAAAG ATTCTCGAAAAGACAGTCGTGACCTTAATGATCCACTAGTGAGACTAAAACGTGATTGCGTTGGAATAATGGCTGCTTTTAGGATCAACAAGCCGTTTCAGCATATCGTTATCGTGGCAAACACACATCTTTACTG GGACCCTGAATTGGCTGATGTCAAGCTTGCTCAAGCCAAGTATCTACTGTCACGACTAGCTCAGTTCAAAACACTAATATCAGATGAATTTGAGTGCACACCTTCATTGCTACTAGCTGGCGACTTCAATTCAATTCCTGGGGATATG GTTTATAGTTACCTAGTATCGGGTAATGCTAAACCCACAGAGaccatagaagaagaagaagctccagTTCCTCTGTCTAGTGTCTATGAAGTCACAAGAGGAGAGCCTAAGTTCACAAATTGCACTCCTGGCTTCACAAACACACTTGACTACATCTTCATCTCTCCTTCAGACTTCATTAAACCTGTGAGTATCCTTCAACTACCTGAGCCGGATTCTCCAGATGTTGTCGGTTTCTTACCGAATCATCATCACCCGAGTGATCATTTACCTATAGGAGCTGAGTTTGAGATTCGTCGGGAATAG
- a CDS encoding DNAse I-like superfamily protein (DNAse I-like superfamily protein; FUNCTIONS IN: hydrolase activity; INVOLVED IN: biological_process unknown; LOCATED IN: cellular_component unknown; EXPRESSED IN: 22 plant structures; EXPRESSED DURING: 13 growth stages; CONTAINS InterPro DOMAIN/s: Endonuclease/exonuclease/phosphatase (InterPro:IPR005135); BEST Arabidopsis thaliana protein match is: DNAse I-like superfamily protein (TAIR:AT1G31530.1); Has 1261 Blast hits to 1240 proteins in 208 species: Archae - 0; Bacteria - 12; Metazoa - 523; Fungi - 244; Plants - 247; Viruses - 0; Other Eukaryotes - 235 (source: NCBI BLink).), giving the protein MFSSTTLHHLPRPNLLLPRKVISRRMSTNPAIEPKVRKFESVEGVDIGSRNKSDGFFAIPLYLSKLVALYNCISLSRIGTSNENFVFSGIRFRLVSYNILAQVYVKSALLPHSPPACLKWKARSHAILSVLKNLQADFFCLQEVDEYDSFYRNNMDSLGYSGIYIQRTGQRKRDGCAIFYKPSCAELVTKERIEYNDLVDSIKADSVSCSEQKIETSNEGKDSRKDSRDLNDPLVRLKRDCVGIMAAFRINKPFQHIVIVANTHLYWDPELADVKLAQAKYLLSRLAQFKTLISDEFECTPSLLLAGDFNSIPGDMVYSYLVSGNAKPTETIEEEEAPVPLSSVYEVTRGEPKFTNCTPGFTNTLDYIFISPSDFIKPVSILQLPEPDSPDVVGFLPNHHHPSDHLPIGAEFEIRRE; this is encoded by the exons ATGTTTAGTTCTACAACTCTGCATCATCTTCCTCGTccgaatcttcttcttcccag GAAAGTTATTTCGAGAAGAATGAGTACGAATCCTGCAATTGAACCAAAAGTTCGCAAATTTGAATCTGTTGAAGGAGTTGATATTGGTTCAAGAAATAAATCCGATGGTTTTTTTGCTATTCCTCTTTACTTATCAAAGCTTGTGGCTTTATATAACTGTATAAGTTTAAGTAGAATTGGTACTAGTAATGagaattttgtgttttcaggtATCAGATTCCGTCTTGTTTCATATAACATATTAGCTCAG GTTTATGTGAAGAGTGCACTTCTCCCACACTCTCCACCTGCCTGTCTcaa ATGGAAAGCTCGTTCACATGCAATTCTCAGCGTTCTCAAAAATCTCCAGGCTGATTTCTTTTGTCTGCAG GAAGTAGATGAGTACGATAGCTTTTACAGAAATAACATGGACTCTCTGGGATATTCTGGGATTTATATTCAGAGAACCGGCCAGAGGAAGCGTGATGGTTGTGCAATCTTCTACAAGCCAAGCTG tGCAGAGTTAGTCACAAAGGAACGGATCGAATATAATGATCTTGTGGACTCAATAAAAGCAGATAGTGTTTCCTGCAGCGAACAGAAGATTGAGACATCCAACGAAGGAAAAG ATTCTCGAAAAGACAGTCGTGACCTTAATGATCCACTAGTGAGACTAAAACGTGATTGCGTTGGAATAATGGCTGCTTTTAGGATCAACAAGCCGTTTCAGCATATCGTTATCGTGGCAAACACACATCTTTACTG GGACCCTGAATTGGCTGATGTCAAGCTTGCTCAAGCCAAGTATCTACTGTCACGACTAGCTCAGTTCAAAACACTAATATCAGATGAATTTGAGTGCACACCTTCATTGCTACTAGCTGGCGACTTCAATTCAATTCCTGGGGATATG GTTTATAGTTACCTAGTATCGGGTAATGCTAAACCCACAGAGaccatagaagaagaagaagctccagTTCCTCTGTCTAGTGTCTATGAAGTCACAAGAGGAGAGCCTAAGTTCACAAATTGCACTCCTGGCTTCACAAACACACTTGACTACATCTTCATCTCTCCTTCAGACTTCATTAAACCTGTGAGTATCCTTCAACTACCTGAGCCGGATTCTCCAGATGTTGTCGGTTTCTTACCGAATCATCATCACCCGAGTGATCATTTACCTATAGGAGCTGAGTTTGAGATTCGTCGGGAATAG
- a CDS encoding DNAse I-like superfamily protein produces the protein MFSSTTLHHLPRPNLLLPRKVISRRMSTNPAIEPKVRKFESVEGVDIGSRNKSDGFFAIPLYLSKLVALYNCISLSRIGTSNENFVFSGIRFRLVSYNILAQVYVKSALLPHSPPACLKWKARSHAILSVLKNLQADFFCLQEVDEYDSFYRNNMDSLGYSGIYIQRTGQRKRDGCAIFYKPSCAELVTKERIEYNDLVDSIKADSVSCSEQKIETSNEGKDSRKDSRDLNDPLVRLKRDCVGIMAAFRINKPFQHIVIVANTHLYWDPELADVKLAQAKYLLSRLAQFKTLISDEFECTPSLLLAGDFNSIPGDMV, from the exons ATGTTTAGTTCTACAACTCTGCATCATCTTCCTCGTccgaatcttcttcttcccag GAAAGTTATTTCGAGAAGAATGAGTACGAATCCTGCAATTGAACCAAAAGTTCGCAAATTTGAATCTGTTGAAGGAGTTGATATTGGTTCAAGAAATAAATCCGATGGTTTTTTTGCTATTCCTCTTTACTTATCAAAGCTTGTGGCTTTATATAACTGTATAAGTTTAAGTAGAATTGGTACTAGTAATGagaattttgtgttttcaggtATCAGATTCCGTCTTGTTTCATATAACATATTAGCTCAG GTTTATGTGAAGAGTGCACTTCTCCCACACTCTCCACCTGCCTGTCTcaa ATGGAAAGCTCGTTCACATGCAATTCTCAGCGTTCTCAAAAATCTCCAGGCTGATTTCTTTTGTCTGCAG GAAGTAGATGAGTACGATAGCTTTTACAGAAATAACATGGACTCTCTGGGATATTCTGGGATTTATATTCAGAGAACCGGCCAGAGGAAGCGTGATGGTTGTGCAATCTTCTACAAGCCAAGCTG tGCAGAGTTAGTCACAAAGGAACGGATCGAATATAATGATCTTGTGGACTCAATAAAAGCAGATAGTGTTTCCTGCAGCGAACAGAAGATTGAGACATCCAACGAAGGAAAAG ATTCTCGAAAAGACAGTCGTGACCTTAATGATCCACTAGTGAGACTAAAACGTGATTGCGTTGGAATAATGGCTGCTTTTAGGATCAACAAGCCGTTTCAGCATATCGTTATCGTGGCAAACACACATCTTTACTG GGACCCTGAATTGGCTGATGTCAAGCTTGCTCAAGCCAAGTATCTACTGTCACGACTAGCTCAGTTCAAAACACTAATATCAGATGAATTTGAGTGCACACCTTCATTGCTACTAGCTGGCGACTTCAATTCAATTCCTGGGGATATGGTTTGA
- a CDS encoding DNAse I-like superfamily protein (DNAse I-like superfamily protein; CONTAINS InterPro DOMAIN/s: Endonuclease/exonuclease/phosphatase (InterPro:IPR005135); BEST Arabidopsis thaliana protein match is: DNAse I-like superfamily protein (TAIR:AT1G31530.1); Has 35333 Blast hits to 34131 proteins in 2444 species: Archae - 798; Bacteria - 22429; Metazoa - 974; Fungi - 991; Plants - 531; Viruses - 0; Other Eukaryotes - 9610 (source: NCBI BLink).), whose amino-acid sequence MFSSTTLHHLPRPNLLLPRKVISRRMSTNPAIEPKVRKFESVEGVDIGSRNKSDGIRFRLVSYNILAQVYVKSALLPHSPPACLKWKARSHAILSVLKNLQADFFCLQEVDEYDSFYRNNMDSLGYSGIYIQRTGQRKRDGCAIFYKPSCAELVTKERIEYNDLVDSIKADSVSCSEQKIETSNEGKDSRKDSRDLNDPLVRLKRDCVGIMAAFRINKPFQHIVIVANTHLYWDPELADVKLAQAKYLLSRLAQFKTLISDEFECTPSLLLAGDFNSIPGDMV is encoded by the exons ATGTTTAGTTCTACAACTCTGCATCATCTTCCTCGTccgaatcttcttcttcccag GAAAGTTATTTCGAGAAGAATGAGTACGAATCCTGCAATTGAACCAAAAGTTCGCAAATTTGAATCTGTTGAAGGAGTTGATATTGGTTCAAGAAATAAATCCGATG gtATCAGATTCCGTCTTGTTTCATATAACATATTAGCTCAG GTTTATGTGAAGAGTGCACTTCTCCCACACTCTCCACCTGCCTGTCTcaa ATGGAAAGCTCGTTCACATGCAATTCTCAGCGTTCTCAAAAATCTCCAGGCTGATTTCTTTTGTCTGCAG GAAGTAGATGAGTACGATAGCTTTTACAGAAATAACATGGACTCTCTGGGATATTCTGGGATTTATATTCAGAGAACCGGCCAGAGGAAGCGTGATGGTTGTGCAATCTTCTACAAGCCAAGCTG tGCAGAGTTAGTCACAAAGGAACGGATCGAATATAATGATCTTGTGGACTCAATAAAAGCAGATAGTGTTTCCTGCAGCGAACAGAAGATTGAGACATCCAACGAAGGAAAAG ATTCTCGAAAAGACAGTCGTGACCTTAATGATCCACTAGTGAGACTAAAACGTGATTGCGTTGGAATAATGGCTGCTTTTAGGATCAACAAGCCGTTTCAGCATATCGTTATCGTGGCAAACACACATCTTTACTG GGACCCTGAATTGGCTGATGTCAAGCTTGCTCAAGCCAAGTATCTACTGTCACGACTAGCTCAGTTCAAAACACTAATATCAGATGAATTTGAGTGCACACCTTCATTGCTACTAGCTGGCGACTTCAATTCAATTCCTGGGGATATGGTTTGA
- a CDS encoding DNAse I-like superfamily protein — MFSSTTLHHLPRPNLLLPSSRVCRKVISRRMSTNPAIEPKVRKFESVEGVDIGSRNKSDGIRFRLVSYNILAQVYVKSALLPHSPPACLKWKARSHAILSVLKNLQADFFCLQEVDEYDSFYRNNMDSLGYSGIYIQRTGQRKRDGCAIFYKPSCAELVTKERIEYNDLVDSIKADSVSCSEQKIETSNEGKDSRKDSRDLNDPLVRLKRDCVGIMAAFRINKPFQHIVIVANTHLYWDPELADVKLAQAKYLLSRLAQFKTLISDEFECTPSLLLAGDFNSIPGDMV; from the exons ATGTTTAGTTCTACAACTCTGCATCATCTTCCTCGTccgaatcttcttcttcccag CTCTCGTGTCTGCAGGAAAGTTATTTCGAGAAGAATGAGTACGAATCCTGCAATTGAACCAAAAGTTCGCAAATTTGAATCTGTTGAAGGAGTTGATATTGGTTCAAGAAATAAATCCGATG gtATCAGATTCCGTCTTGTTTCATATAACATATTAGCTCAG GTTTATGTGAAGAGTGCACTTCTCCCACACTCTCCACCTGCCTGTCTcaa ATGGAAAGCTCGTTCACATGCAATTCTCAGCGTTCTCAAAAATCTCCAGGCTGATTTCTTTTGTCTGCAG GAAGTAGATGAGTACGATAGCTTTTACAGAAATAACATGGACTCTCTGGGATATTCTGGGATTTATATTCAGAGAACCGGCCAGAGGAAGCGTGATGGTTGTGCAATCTTCTACAAGCCAAGCTG tGCAGAGTTAGTCACAAAGGAACGGATCGAATATAATGATCTTGTGGACTCAATAAAAGCAGATAGTGTTTCCTGCAGCGAACAGAAGATTGAGACATCCAACGAAGGAAAAG ATTCTCGAAAAGACAGTCGTGACCTTAATGATCCACTAGTGAGACTAAAACGTGATTGCGTTGGAATAATGGCTGCTTTTAGGATCAACAAGCCGTTTCAGCATATCGTTATCGTGGCAAACACACATCTTTACTG GGACCCTGAATTGGCTGATGTCAAGCTTGCTCAAGCCAAGTATCTACTGTCACGACTAGCTCAGTTCAAAACACTAATATCAGATGAATTTGAGTGCACACCTTCATTGCTACTAGCTGGCGACTTCAATTCAATTCCTGGGGATATGGTTTGA